From Laspinema palackyanum D2c, the proteins below share one genomic window:
- the atpC gene encoding ATP synthase F1 subunit epsilon, which translates to MILNVYVITPSKTVWNAPSSEVILPTSTGQVGILCGHVAMVTFIKVGVMKIRYQKTWIPIFVKAGFAEIEGDIVTVLVNDAERGDRIDPEIAHAELKKAEEQLTQATNSLEKIRAQLFLKQARARDTAAREFPHSLQLELPDPIASKKAAVSALTMVEKL; encoded by the coding sequence ATGATTTTGAACGTTTATGTCATCACTCCCTCAAAAACAGTCTGGAATGCTCCCAGTTCCGAGGTGATTTTGCCCACAAGTACGGGTCAAGTCGGCATTTTATGTGGTCATGTGGCAATGGTTACTTTTATTAAAGTCGGAGTCATGAAAATCCGCTACCAAAAGACTTGGATTCCGATTTTTGTGAAGGCAGGATTTGCCGAAATTGAAGGGGATATTGTGACCGTTTTAGTCAATGATGCCGAACGAGGCGATCGCATTGACCCCGAAATAGCTCATGCCGAGTTAAAAAAAGCCGAGGAACAGTTAACTCAGGCCACAAATTCCCTAGAAAAAATCCGCGCCCAACTCTTTCTTAAACAAGCTCGCGCCCGGGATACTGCCGCCCGAGAGTTCCCTCATTCATTACAACTAGAACTCCCGGATCCGATTGCTTCAAAAAAGGCAGCAGTTTCCGCTTTGACGATGGTTGAAAAGTTATAA
- a CDS encoding DMT family transporter, translated as MSLENQPTPVPTKQPMKLHESSGRWRLGLGLSLVTVILWGVLPITLKITLQALDIYTVTWFRFSLSFGILFCVLGLRQQLPSLEKLRRTSWKLLAVATGFLSANYALYLQGLAQTSPANAQVFIQLAPVLMGLGAITIFKERYTLRQWAGLGILTLGFVVFFHEQLQTVLASPRTYLIGNIILVIAAAAWAVYALAQKQLLQQLPSSNIMLLLYGICALLFLPFSSPSNLLSLTPLEWGMLIFCGLNTVVAYGAFAESLAHWDASKLSAVMATTPIVTLVSVWVISLGIPLPIAPEQLTVLAVIGAMLVVTGSVAIALGKRPHSPRKPGQFSQKSG; from the coding sequence ATGAGTTTAGAAAATCAACCCACTCCTGTGCCGACTAAACAACCGATGAAACTCCATGAGAGTTCTGGGCGTTGGCGGTTGGGGTTGGGTCTGTCCCTGGTGACGGTTATCTTATGGGGAGTGCTACCGATCACCCTTAAAATAACCCTTCAGGCCCTTGATATTTACACCGTGACTTGGTTTCGGTTTTCCTTGTCATTTGGGATATTATTCTGCGTTTTAGGGCTGCGCCAGCAACTTCCTTCCCTAGAAAAACTGCGAAGAACTTCCTGGAAATTACTGGCAGTCGCCACGGGCTTTTTATCGGCTAATTATGCCCTCTACTTACAAGGATTGGCCCAAACTTCTCCCGCCAATGCTCAAGTGTTTATTCAGTTAGCGCCGGTGTTAATGGGATTAGGGGCGATCACCATTTTCAAAGAACGCTATACCCTGCGCCAATGGGCCGGATTGGGCATTTTAACCCTCGGTTTTGTAGTCTTCTTTCATGAACAATTACAAACGGTCCTAGCCTCCCCTCGCACTTATTTAATCGGCAATATCATTCTGGTGATTGCCGCAGCAGCTTGGGCGGTTTATGCCCTAGCCCAAAAACAACTCTTACAACAGTTGCCCTCTTCTAATATCATGCTGTTGTTATATGGAATCTGCGCCTTATTATTCCTGCCTTTTTCTAGCCCCAGCAACCTATTAAGCCTGACTCCGTTAGAGTGGGGAATGTTGATTTTTTGTGGGTTAAATACCGTCGTAGCTTACGGCGCTTTTGCCGAATCTTTAGCCCATTGGGATGCCTCTAAACTCAGTGCCGTCATGGCAACCACTCCCATTGTGACCTTGGTTTCCGTCTGGGTAATTTCTCTGGGAATTCCCCTGCCGATCGCCCCGGAACAGTTAACGGTTTTAGCGGTAATTGGTGCCATGTTAGTGGTCACTGGGTCAGTGGCGATCGCCTTGGGAAAACGCCCTCATTCCCCTAGAAAACCGGGCCAATTCTCGCAAAAATCTGGATGA